In Colletotrichum higginsianum IMI 349063 chromosome 3, whole genome shotgun sequence, a genomic segment contains:
- a CDS encoding Rox3 mediator complex subunit, protein MSFHPRTPQSPSQFSPGTSDLTSSMNSSVQSTTTTLPTPAHSVNGSASQPSDMSQDIVMGDDSPHKRKRPLEDLGDREQKKVHIEDSKTGIEALHLDVGEKYLLCQTPHHERLPRITEDLFEMFNLTGIAAEVAREKPNGEKNALRKTYKGQIKKLGILGRFDSVAQDWDAPREREGDGGDKKRETYHGFRELLEIPDAEFWGTRKDPITNGLSGTVKSILNRATTMAKGPIPAKDWDSSVLGDLAPGSVDALKQGLAGKATAPGTPSATTPNPFARKQQQGPPGAVRPQRTTKKRGYGENTYEGYGEGFPDDGYSTGDGDDRGGQKRRKKVGDRSPMPYLYMSDLLQDGGNGQAFPNAMRPQGYGAVGA, encoded by the exons ATGTCGTTCCACCCCCGAACCCCTCAAAGTCCTTCCCAGTTTTCTCCTGGCACTTCCGACCTCACGTCGAGTATGAACAGCTCCGTTCAGTCCACAACCACGACTCTGCCAACTCCCGCACACAGCGTAAACGGCAGCGCATCGCAGCCCTCCGATATGTCACAGGACATCGTTATGGGCGACGACTCGCCTCACAAGCGCAAGCGCCCACTCGAAGACTTGGGTGACCGAGAGCAGAAGAAAGTCCACATCGAGGATAGCAAAACTGGTATCGAGGCACTCCACTTGGATGTCGGAGAGAAATACCTACTTTGCCAAACTC CACACCACGAGAGATTGCCGCGTATCACTGAAGATCTCTTTGAGATGTTCAACTTAACGGGCATTGCTGCAGAGGTCGCTCGCGAGAAGCCCAACGGTGAGAAGAATGCTCTGCGCAAGACCTATAAGGGTCAGATCAAGAAACTCGGAATCCTCGGCCGCTTCGACTCTGTCGCCCAGGACTGGGACGCACCCAGAGAAAGGGAAGGTGACGGTGGCGacaagaagagagagacataTCACGGCTTCCGAGAACTGCTGGAGATCCCCGATGCAGAGTTTTGGGGCACACGGAAAGACCCGATCACTAACGGTCTGTCGGGTACCGTCAAGTCCATTTTGAACAGAGCCACAACGATGGCCAAGGGGCCAATTCCTGCCAAGGACTGGGACAGCTCGGTGCTTGGAGATCTTGCCCCCGGCAGTGTTGACGCCTTGAAACAGGGTCTTGCTGGCAAGGCAACGGCGCCTGGCACGCCGTCAGCAACCACACCCAACCCTTTCGCGCGGAAGCAGCAACAGGGACCTCCGGGTGCTGTCCGTCCTCAGCGAACCACGAAGAAGCGGGGCTATGGCGAGAACACATACGAGGGCTATGGCGAAGGCTTCCCCGATGATGGCTACTCTAcgggagacggcgacgacaggGGAGGCCAGAAGCGCCGAAAGAAGGTTGGTGACAGATCGCCCATGCCGTATCTGTACATGTCTGACCTGTTACAGGATGGCGGTAATGGCCAAGCGTTCCCGAACGCGATGCGTCCGCAAGGCTATGGGGCTGTGGGCGCTTAG
- a CDS encoding Garp complex component, whose amino-acid sequence MYSSPPGARRSVDTISSLSPPPTRGEFPFHKQGHAHPNHTARRGSTASSIHSVGGSLDTSSSSWATAVLESGQNAISTLLQPPIVRTGLQPHTSAPASSAHKPPTARDIPPVTLTNIPHIDPAEFKPYLSQVGALYEQLRRVKEQEEERPGSSSRRSSKHDDFADPLDEGHLKPAGRLPGRRKSSIASIASISSIDGPGPLRRSSSGFNRKGGHGPPPLSTIPNVYFDDDFHLENPRIFDVVSERSEVVPPAPGSADDKAGNNGSVVAPRKALATNAILQEKLSWYMDTIEVHLINSISTASTTFFTALGSLRELHSEAAESVDRIKALRKELEALDEEIATRGLNIVQKRRRRENVQALNDAVLQLRQIVEGVVSCESLVDAGEIDKALSSIDTLELLIAGEHDESPEAEPPVLPLSRLRDLRGATALQGVNDDLQQLRSRIGKAYESKVQSLLLADLRRHVESVQSRDVLLRWGSSSLRARGGTARDTTGPPAYLTSTQELRKAIMPNLLGLHRAQHISTAIAGYREAVLREIRNLIRRPLPSSNDDDNESMMSASTMSGGRNLSNQEKSSILARNLRALDPKDAEDLLKTVYIGVTETLRRLTTQVKVLLDIASCLTEEATAAGLKSPPIRSPLASPTPFDREFPRFDDSPSFEVQEEIHKAMDIANLVGQAVDVAQDKIVKVLKVRSEQSTHLSLTWFLRYFTLNLFFANECEAISGRSGTALKTLVNGHIKEFVQQHGDAEKQKLAQGMESDQWSAKDFNEKDKALLNQVLESSTKDAVAWSDGSKIWDENQEEDGLNGATTDPPETNGTGGKEKARTAEVESETFLLPNSAILCLEGISHFLHLIGGIPSMAADVATSLITYLQLFNSRCTQLILGAGATRSAGLKNITTRHLALASQALSFIVTLIPHIREFVRRHAGSGAGVSSLMGEFDKVRRLFQEHQNSIYDKLVEIMSGRASQHSKSMKTIDWDHDEGQSVHAYMETLAKETTTLHRVLTKHLPETSVQLIMGPVFASYKDQFGKVFQAADPKTTVGRDSMLRDVDFFIAKLGKLDGFRDAGDYLKGIVNSKEIKSAAASPPPSEKQADGGSESTASARNSTAEPGSRQSAEGSAKAESPPAVEEPKQAS is encoded by the exons ATGTACTCCTCACCACCAGGCGCCCGGAGGTCGGTGGACACGATATCGTCGCTATCGCCTCCGCCCACACGCGGCGAGTTTCCATTCCACAA ACAAGGACATGCTCACCCAAACCACACTGCGAGACGGGGCTCGACTGCGAGCTCCATACACTCAGTCGGGGGTTCTCTCGATACTTCATCCAGCAGTTGGGCGACAGCCGTGCTGGAATCTGGGCAAAACG CCATATCAACCCTACTCCAACCGCCCATTGTCCGGACCGGCCTGCAGCCCCATACATCCGCCCCTGCTTCCAGCGCGCATAAACCTCCGACCGCTCGCGATATTCCTCCCGTGACCCTGACGAACATCCCCCATATCGACCCGGCCGAGTTCAAACCGTATCTGTCGCAAGTTGGCGCTCTCTACGAACAGCTTCGGCGAGTAAaggaacaagaagaagagcggCCCGGCTCCTCAAGCCGTCGATCCAGTAAACATGACGACTTTGCAGACCCGCTTGATGAGGGTCATCTGAAACCCGCGGGCCGACTGCCTGGTAGACGGAAATCGTCCATCGCGTCAATAGCATCGATATCTTCCATCGATGGGCCAGGGCCATTGCGACGCTCCAGCTCTGGATTTAACCGAAAGGGTGGACACGGCCCGCCCCCGTTGTCAACGATACCCAACGTCTACTTTGACGATGACTTTCACCTGGAAAATCCAAGAATCTTCGACGTTGTTAGCGAGAGGTCGGAGGTTGTGCCGCCTGCACCAGGAAGTGCAGACGACAAGGCTGGCAACAACGGGAGTGTTGTAGCTCCCCGGAAGGCTTTGGCTACGAATGCAATCCTGCAAGAGAAACTCTCCTGGTACATGGACACTATAGAGGTCCATTTGATCAACTCCATATCGACTGCGTCAACGACCTTCTTCACCGCACTCGGCTCACTGCGCGAGTTGCATTCCGAGGCTGCAGAGTCAGTGGATCGCATCAAAGCGCTCCGAAAGGAactcgaggccctcgacgaggaaaTCGCAACCCGGGGCTTGAACATAGTGCAGaagcgccggcgacgagaaaATGTGCAAGCCCtcaacgacgccgtcctACAGCTTCGGCAAATCGTCGAGGGTGTTGTTTCGTGCGAGTCTCTGGTGGATGCTGGCGAAATCGACAAGGCCTTGAGCAGTATAGACACCCTAGAGCTTCTTATAGCCGGTGAGCACGACGAATCTCCCGAAGCGGAACCTCCTGTGCTCCCGCTGTCACGCCTGAGAGACTTGAGGGGCGCAACAGCTTTGCAAGGCGTCAATGACGATCTGCAGCAACTGCGGTCCCGTATCGGGAAAGCTTACGAGTCCAAGGTACAGAGCTTGTTGCTCGCCGATTTGCGAAGACACGTCGAGTCGGTTCAGAGCCGTGACGTTCTCCTCCGTTGGGGCAGCTCGTCATTGCGGGCGAGGGGTGGCACCGCAAGAGACACCACTGGACCACCGGCCTATCTCACCTCCACACAGGAACTGCGCAAAGCCATCATGCCGaacctcctcggccttcatcGGGCCCAGCACATTTCTACTGCAATTGCAGGCTACCGGGAGGCTGTACTGCGCGAAATTCGGAACCTAATTCGCCGACCGTTGCCCAGCTCCAACGATGACGACAACGAATCCATGATGTCTGCTTCAACAATGAGCGGCGGACGAAACCTATCCAATCAAGAGAAATCATCCATCCTGGCGAGGAACCTTCGGGCACTCGATCCTAAAGATGCCGAAGACCTGCTGAAGACGGTGTACATTGGCGTCACTGAGACGCTCCGTAGGCTAACGACACAGGTCAAGGTGCTTCTCGACATAGCGAGCTGTTTGACAGAAGAAgctactgctgctggtcTCAAGTCGCCACCGATACGCTCTCCCCTCGCGAGCCCAACGCCGTTCGACCGGGAATTTCCCCGGTTCGACGACTCTCCCAGCTTCGAAGTTCAGGAGGAGATCCACAAGGCTATGGACATTGCCAATCTGGTGGGAcaggccgtcgacgtggcTCAAGACAAGATCGTGAAAGTGTTGAAGGTGCGATCGGAGCAGAGCACGCATCTGAGCCTGACTTGGTTCCTTCGTTACTTCACACTCAATCTCTTCTTCGCCAACGAATGCGAGGCGATCTCGGGACGCAGCGGCACGGCGTTGAAGACTCTGGTCAACGGCCACATCAAGGAGTTCGTGCAGCAACACGGCGACGCGGAGAAACAGAAGCTGGCGCAGGGCATGGAGTCGGACCAATGGAGCGCCAAAGACTTTAacgagaaggacaaggcTCTTCTTAATCAAGTGCTCGAGAGCAGTACCAAGGACGCAGTAGCGTGGTCAGACGGCAGCAAGATCTGGGATGAGAACCAAGAGGAGGACGGCTTGAACGGAGCCACGACGGACCCACCCGAAACAAATGGCACTGGCGGGAAGGAAAAGGCGCGAACTGCAGAGGTCGAGAGCGAGACATTTCTGCTGCCCAACTCTGCCATACTCTGCCTTGAGGGCATCTCGCATTTTCTTCACCTCATCGGTGGGATTCCGTCCatggccgccgacgtcgccacCTCCCTCATCACATATCTGCAGCTCTTCAACTCTCGCTGCACCCAACTCATCCTCGGTGCAGGTGCCACTCGGTCTGCTGGTCTGAAGAACATCACGACGAGACATCTGGCCTTGGCATCCCAGGCGTTGTCATTCATTGTAACATTGATCCCCCACATTCGGGAGTTCGTTCGGCGGCACGCTGGCTCAGGAGCCGGTGTGTCAAGTCTGATGGGAGAGTTCGATAAGGTTAGGCGCCTGTTCCAGGAACATCAGAACAGCATCTACGACAAGCTGGTCGAGATCATGAGCGGACGCGCATCGCAGCACTCCAAGTCCATGAAGACGATCGACTGGGACCACGACGAAGGCCAGTCGGTACACGCATACATGGAGACGCTGGCCAAGGAAACCACCACTCTACACAGGGTGCTGACTAAACACCTGCCGGAAACCTCGGTGCAGCTGATCATGGGCCCTGTCTTCGCAAGCTACAAGGACCAGTTCGGCAAGGTCTTCCAAGCCGCGGACCCAAAGACGACTGTTGGTCGTGACAG CATGCTCCGAGACGTGGATTTCTTCATAGCGAAACTCGGCAAACTGGACGGGTTCCGGGACGCGGGCGATTACTTGAAGGGCATCGTCAACTCCAAGGAGATTAAGAGCGCCGCTGCATCTCCACCGCCGTCGGAAAAACAGGCAGACGGCGGATCGGAgtcaacggcgtcggccaggAATTCGACGGCCGAGCCAGGAAGCAGACAGAGTGCAGAGGGGTCGGCGAAGGCcgagtcgccgccggctgtCGAAGAGCCCAAGCAGGCATCATGA
- a CDS encoding DNA helicase: MDRQSVYSAHVFEPSFGQNEDTRIQIQTQLENFVLHFRHDNDYIYRNQLKENALLKKYYCDVNVTDLINYNEELAHRLVTEPAEIIPLFEAALKKCTHRIVFPQLTKVDLPEHQLLLHSSAEDVSIRNLDSMTISRLVRVPGIVIGASVMSSKATELSIQCRNCAHSSTLPVLGGFTGVTLPRQCGRQRIPNDPTPKCPLDPYFVLHEKSRFVDQQIIKLQEAPDQVPVGELPRHVLISADRYLTNRVVPGSRCTVMGIFSIYQNKASKNSNTGGAVAIRTPYLRAVGIQTDIDQTARGQALFSDEEEQEFLEMSRRPDLYSIMADCIAPSIYGNRDIKKAILCLLLGGSKKILPDGMKLRGDINVLLLGDPGTAKSQLLKFVEKCAPIAIYTSGKGSSAAGLTASVQRDHSTREFYLEGGAMVLADGGVVCIDEFDKMRDEDRVAIHEAMEQQTISIAKAGITTILNARTSVLAAANPIFGRYDDMKTPGENIDFQTTILSRFDMIFIVKDEHTREKDERIAKHVMGIHMGGRGVEEQVESEIPVDKMKRYLSYCKSRMAPRLSPEAAEKLSSHFVSIRRQVHAAEMEANTRSSIPITVRQLEAIVRITESLAKLTLSPIATEEHVDEAIRLFLCSTMDAVNQGSNQGSKELNEEVSRLEIELKRRLAVGWGTSLASLRREMVEQKGYSEQALNRTLMIMQRRDTIMFRNQGAQVYRNAI; this comes from the exons ATGGATAGACAGTCAGTGTACTCCGCTCACGTCTTTGAGCCGAGCTTTGGCCAGAACGAGGACACTCGGATCCAAATCCAAACGCAACTGGAGAACTTTGTACTGCACTTCAGACACGACAACGACTACATCTACAG AAACCAACTCAAGGAAAATGCTCTACTCAAGAAGTACTACTGCGATGTCAACGTCACCGACCTGATCAACTACAATGAGGAGCTGGCGCATAGGCTGGTGACGGAGCCCGCAGAAATCATTCCCCTG TTCGAGGCTGCCCTCAAAAAATGCACTCACCGAATCGTCTTCCCTCAACTGACGAAAGTCGACTTGCCGGAACATCAGCTTCTCCTTCACTCGAGCGCCGAGGATGTATCAATTCGCAACCTGGACTCGATGACGATCTCTCGTCTCGTCAGAGTGCCGGGGATCGTCATCGGAGCTTCTGTCATGTCGTCGAAAGCCACTGAATTGTCCATTCAGTGTCGCAACTGTGCACACTCCTCTACGCTTCCGGTCCTGGGGGGGTTCACCGGCGTCACCCTCCCAAGACAGTGCGGCAGACAGAGAATCCCCAACGACCCTACTCCCAAATGCCCTCTCGACCCATACTTCGTCCTCCACGAGAAATCGAGATTCGTCGACCAGCAGATTATCAAACTTCAAGAGGCACCTGACCAGGTGCCTGTGGGCGAGCTTCCGCGACACGTCCTCATTTCAGCTGATCGTTACTTGACCAACCGCGTGGTTCCGGGCTCGAGATGTACCGTTATGGGCATCTTCTCGATCTACCAGAACAAGGCCTCGAAAAACTCCAACACTGGCGGCGCGGTAGCCATCCGGACTCCTTACCTCCGGGCGGTGGGCATACAAACAGACATCGACCAGACTGCCAGAGGCCAGGCGCTCTTCtctgacgaagaagaacaagagtTCCTCGAGATGAGCAGGCGACCGGATCTGTACAGCATCATGGCAGACTGCATAGCTCCGTCCATCTACGGCAATCGCGACATCAAGAAGGCTATTTTGTGTTTGCTGCTAGGCGGGTCTAAGAAGATATTGCCTGACGGCATGAAGCTTCGTGGGGACATCAatgttcttcttcttggtgatCCCGGTACCGCCAAGTCACAACTGCTGAAGTTTGTTGAAAAGTGTGCGCCCATTGCCATTTATACGTCCGGTAAGGGCTCTTCCGCAGCCGGTCTTACGGCCTCAGTACAACGCGACCACTCGACCCGGGAATTCTATCTTGAGGGAGGCGCCATGGTTCTTGCAGACGGCGGTGTTGTCTGCATCGACGAGTTCGACAAGATGCGTGACGAGGATCGTGTGGCCATCCACGAGGCTATGGAACAACAAACCATCtccatcgccaaggccggtATCACCACTATCCTCAACGCAAGAACATCGGTTCTGGCTGCTGCCAATCCAATTTTTGGCCGTTACGACGACATGAAGACCCCTGGCGAAAATATCGACTTCCAGACCACCATTTTGTCTCGTTTTGACATGATTTTCATCGTCAAGGACGAACACACGAGGGAGAAGGACGAGAGAATAGCAAAGCACGTTATGGGCATCCACATGGGGGGCCGAGGTGTTGAGGAGCAAGTAGAGTCTGAGATACCCGTTGACAAGATGAAGAGGTATCTCAGCTACTGCAAATC ACGAATGGCTCCTCGTCTCAGCCCCGAAGCAGCCGAGAAGCTCTCCTCTCACTTCGTGTCCATTCGAAGACAGGTCCACGCGGCCGAAATGGAAGCTAATACGCGGTCTTCCATTCCGATCACCGTCCGTCAATTAGAGGCTATCGTCCGCATCACAGAGTCACTAGCCAAGCTGACCTTGTCTCCTATCGCGACTGAAGAGCATGTGGATGAAGCCATCAGACTTTTCCTCTGTTCTACTATGGATGCCGTCAACCAGGGCAGCAACCAGGGAAGCAAGGAGCTCAACGAGGAAGTTAGCAGGTTGGAGATAGAGCTCAAGCGGCGTCTCGCGGTTGGATGGGGCACCAGCTTGGCCAGCCTGCGGCGCGAGATGGTTGAGCAGAAAGGTTACAGCGAGCAGGCTCTCAACAGGACGTTGATGATCATGCAAAGGAGGGATACTATCATGTTCCGGAACCAAGGAGCGCAGGTTTATAGAAACGCGATCTGA
- a CDS encoding Fungal specific transcription factor, whose product MDHMGFQMPHMGGPPPMMNQPPQIFGSYTPDGLPVQHMPPDLAAHMFGDPSTLLDDANEAKRRRIARACDMCRKKKIKCDGKMPACSHCINYKTDCVFTQVEKKRNPPKGAKYIEGLENRLGRMENLLRLSGLLGEDDDGDTDLGTLEKRLAEKQHQSRQASQVASNPTSPSQATSGQNENMSTPHSAITSPEPTKDSHREHKDGDRHRASVSEEKDNEEEVEALSELMCSLVTNQSGETRYIGSSSGFSIFSPKGIQWVNEKTGDNSFQQMISEVSLDDHKWTAWKPEVFSDLFRRPIFRPLPPKAEALSLLKDFFENFNCMFPLFHQPTFMHLVERQYSDDPYEGTGWWASLNCALAFAHRLRVMSNLVPQEEDDKAWGYIKNALGTFAELTMRNTDLLSVQALLGMALFMQGTPNPQPTFLLVSTAIRLSHTIGLHKRGTGFNLNPIEIEQRKRVFWIAYMLDKDMCLRAGRPPAQDDNDMNVELPDADPEDNIGNIPLADGKGKMNLFRVMCEFATIESKVYSRLYSTKATKQSSGELLNTIGELDKELEDWKDSIPIDFRPEHEIKASHTPLILHVVMLHLTYYNCLTTIHRMSVHHGYWTSRLSNYAIQGLNAKPLNPRVFASAALCTAAARASISLLKYMPQGDSPSVWLIIYFPVSALMTLFGNILQNPMDPRAKSDTRLMNLVVNFLSMLGQEAETGGVHRMLGVCSEFERIAKLVIEKAEKEQSSRRKRKSDAAPKSTSSPAASSHTPRPMSVTTPTPHSMHATATPSTTNGQLSPDFNGEANRRRHAFSPMQTTSMREPSPALPSAGWPQEFNIPDQTNFGNFAEMTGFGGPQNPRSPAVNLGAPFQQPLLPQDLFSLPMTLDWDWAEMSGGAYPTVENGNVG is encoded by the exons ATGGACCACATGGGCTTCCAGATGCCGCACATGgggggaccgccccccaTGATGAACCAGCCGCCGCAGATCTTTGGGTCCTATACCCCCGACGGCTTGCCCGTCCAGCACATGCCCCCCGATCTCGCCGCCCACATGTTCGGTGACCCTTCGACCCTGCTTGACGATGCGAACGAggcaaagagaagaagaattGCGCGG GCTTGTGATATGTgtaggaagaagaagatcaagtGCGACGGCAAGATGCCCGCCTGCAGCCACTGCATAAACTACAAGACGGATTGCGTTTTCACCCAGGttgagaagaagcgcaatcCACCAAAGGG AGCCAAGTACATCGAAGGCCTCGAGAATCGTTTGGGTCGCATGGAGAACCTGCTGAGGCTTTCCG GTCTCCtcggtgaagacgacgatggcgacaCGGATCTTGGCACACTCGAGAAGCGCCTGGCCGAGAAACAACACCAGTCGAGACAGGCCTCTCAAGTTGCGTCTAACCCGACTTCGCCGTCGCAGGCTACATCGGGACAGAACGAGAACATGTCCACGCCGCACAGTGCCATTACGTCGCCCGAGCCGACCAAGGATTCCCACAGGGAGCACAAGGACGGCGACAGGCATCGGGCCTCGGTGTCCGAGGAGAAGGATaatgaggaggaggtcgaggcaCTATCCGAGCTAATGTGCTCTCTGGTCACGAACCAAAGCGGCGAGACCCGCTACATCGGCTCTTCCTCCGGGTTTTCCATCTTTTCACCCAAGGGCATTCAGTGGGTGAACGAAAAGACGGGCGACAACTCTTTTCAGCAGATGATTTCCGAGGTGTCGCTTGACGACCACAAGTGGACCGCCTGGAAGCCCGAGGTTTTCAGCGATCTCTTCCGCCGTCCCATCTTCCGACCCTTGCCTCCCAAGGCCGAGGCATTGTCTTTGCTGAAGGACTTCTTCGAGAACTTCAATTGCATGTTCCCCTTGTTCCACCAGCCGACCTTTATGCATCTGGTTGAACGGCAGTATTCCGACGACCCCTACGAGGGTACCGGCTGGTGGGCCAGTTTGAACTGTGCCTTGGCTTTCGCCCACCGCCTGCGCGTCATGAGCAACCTCGTGCCacaggaggaggacgataAAGCCTGGGGATATATCAAGAATGCTTTGGGAACGTTTGCCGAGTTGACGATGCGCAACACAGACTTGCTGAGTGTCCAGGCCTTGCTCGGGATGGCCCTCTTTATGCAGGGGACCCCGAACCCGCAGCCCACGTTCCTtctcgtctcgacggccATTCGCCTGTCCCACACGATTGGCCTGCACAAGCGAGGAACGGGCTTCAACCTCAACCCCATCGAGATTGAACAGCGGAAGCGAGTTTTTTGGATCGCGTACATGCTGGACAAGGACATGTGTCTTCGGGCGggcaggccgccggcgcaagacgacaacgacatgAACGTGGAACTACCCGACGCCGATCCAGAAGACAACATCGGAAACATTCCGTTggccgacggcaagggcaagaTGAACCTGTTCAGGGTCATGTGCGAGTTTGCGACCATCGAAAGCAAGGTGTACTCACGGCTCTACTCGACCAAGGCCACCAAGCAGTCGAGCGGAGAGCTGCTAAACACCATCGGAGAGCTGGACAAAGAACTCGAGGACTGGAAGGACAGTATCCCAATCGACTTCAGACCCGAGCACGAGATCAAGGCGTCGCACACGCCCCTGATTTTGCACGTCGTCATGCTTCATCTGACCTACTACAACTGCCTGACGACAATCCACCGTATGTCGGTACATCACGGCTACTGGACAAGTCGACTGTCCAATTATGCCATCCAGGGGCTCAACGCCAAACCCTTGAATCCGCGTGTCTTCGCCTCTGCGGCTCTTTGTACCGCCGCTGCGAGGGCTTCGATCTCGCTTCTGAAGTACATGCCGCAAGGGGACTCTCCGAGTGTTTG GCTCATTATATACTTCCCGGTGTCGGCATTGATGACGCTTTTTGGAAACATTTTACAAAACCCCATGGATCCGAGGGCCAAATCGGACACGAGGCTGATGAACTTGGTCGTCAATTTCCTGTCCATGTTGGGGCAAGAGGCCGAGACTGGCGGTGTCCACCGCATGCTGGGTGTCTGCTCCGAGTTTGAGAGGATAGCAAAGCTCGTCATCGAGAAGGCGGAAAAGGAGCAGTCCTCACGCAGGAAACGAAAGAGCGACGCCGCTCCAAAGTCGACGTCGAGCCCCGCCGCATCCAGTCACACGCCTCGACCGATGTCTgtgacgacgccgacccCTCACAGCATGCACGCGACGGCGACACCTTCCACCACGAATGGCCAGCTGTCGCCCGACTTTAACGGCGAGGCCAACCGCCGGAGGCATGCCTTCAGCCCCATGCAGACGACTTCGATGCGAGAGCCATCGCCGGCTCTGCCATCCGCTGGCTGGCCGCAAGAGTTCAATATCCCGGACCAGACGAACTTTGGCAACTTTGCAGAGATGACAGGGTTCGGCGGGCCCCAGAACCCGCGGTCGCCG
- a CDS encoding DNase1 protein, whose product MQFSILSLLGSAALAAATNTVTFKSLDDVTRTIHFTPNSGLASVESVDVPGNGEVKVEIPEAWIGNWYAVSEGADNAAGMLGEVAFNGWNGLTYFDVSAIVDPSDHDGVKKMWPASGSDPISGCDFFPCPNAYYLPDDVQTKVTSETDLICTLGNNGAVSRRDVDDHHDGPTEDFRRPFSAFCFSLHPRKENNHFCRGGRYIGPVCLSRCALRLHDLTDLFRMRMSPQEDSAHHSFLFFPSLLYHRKEIPPSHSWAKSAATRVGLAGKANQVLSFFSSLGHIESSSWKPTFFGYLNGGDGVWRDLGAIGAI is encoded by the exons ATGCAGTTCAGcatcctctccctcctcggctccgccgccctcgccgccgccaccaacacGGTCACCTTCAAGTCCCTGGATGACGTTACCCGCACCATCCACTTCACCCCCAACTCGGGCCTCGCCTCGGTCGAGTCGGTCGATGTCcccggcaacggcgaggtcaaggtcGAGATCCCCGAGGCCTGGATCGGTAACTGGTACGCCGTCTCGGAGGGTGCCGACAATGCCGCCGGCATGCTCGGCGAAGTCGCCTTCAACGGCTGGAACGGCCTGACCTACTTCGATGTCTCCGCCATTGTCGACCCCAGTGACCACGACGGCGTCAAGAAGATGTGGCCCGCCAGCGGCTCCGACCCTATCTCCGGCTGCGACTTCTTCCCCTGCCCCAACGCCTACTACCtccccgacgacgtccaGACAAAGGTCACGTCCGAGACCGATCTCATCTGCACCCTCGGCAacaacggcgccgtctcccgccgcgacgtcgacgaccaccACGA TGGTCCAACTGAAGACTTTCGTCGTCCGTTTTCTGCATTTTGTTTCTCTCTCCATCCGAGAAAAGAGAACAATCACTTTTGCCGCGGTGGCCGATACATCGGTCCCGTGTGCCTCTCGCGCTGTGCGCTACGACTTCATGACCTCACCGACCTTTTCAGGATGAGAATGAGCCCTCAAGAGGATTCAGCACACCattcctttcttttctttccctctctgTTATACCACAGAAAAGAGATACCCCCATCACACAGCTGGGCAAAAAGCGCGGCTACGCGGGTGGGCTTAGCGGGGAAAGCAAACCAAGtcttgtcttttttttcctctttgGGACATATAgaatcttcttcttggaaACCAACCTTTTTTGGCTATCTAAATGGGGGCGATGGTGTTTGGAGAGACTTGGGAGCAATCGGAGCAATCTAG
- a CDS encoding Mmc protein, producing the protein MKFSQLVSAAGLVTCAQAGGTDARTIYTTVITTAYETYCPSPTTFIHQNVTYTATSATTLTITNCPCTITTHRPPPYTTTKTIYPPPAVNTTVVPPPVLSTTIKTIKTPPPKPTYHNTTVIEHTPKPPKTTEYPPHTETVTPKPPKPTYHNTTVIEHTPKPPKTTEYPPHTETVTPKPPKPSHHSNVTSTVVIVVTPPAVTNIGHTTPVTHTTPVTELPSRTPVGPSTTRPVTVPGSGAGALTASAGAVVLAGLFALLI; encoded by the exons ATGAAGTTTTCGCAGTTGGTGTCCGCCGCTGGGCTCGTAACCTGTGCCCAGGCAGGAGGGACGGATGCCAGGACTATCTACACCACGGTCATCACCACAGCCTACGAGACGTACTGTCCT TCGCCCACCACCTTCATCCACCAGAACGTCACTTACACGGCAACCTCGGCAACCACGCTCACCATCACGA ATTGTCCCTgcaccatcaccacccaCCGGCCGCCCCCGTACACCACAACCAAGACGATCTACCCTCCGCCGGCGGTGAACACCACGGTGGTCCCCCCGCCTGTCCTCAGCACCACCATCAAGACCATCAAGACTCCGCCCCCCAAGCCCACCTACCACAACACCACCGTGATCGAGCACACGCCTAAGCCGCCCAAGACCACGGAGTACCCACCTCATACTGAGACCGTCACCCCCAAGCCCCCCAAGCCCACCTACCATAACACCACCGTGATCGAGCACACGCCCAAGCCGCCCAAGACCACGGAGTACCCACCTCATACTGAGACCGTCACCCCCAAGCCGCCCAAGCCCAGCCACCACTCCAACGTCACCTCgaccgtcgtcatcgtcgtcacgCCGCCCGCGGTGACGAACATCGGCCACACCACCCCCGTCACCCACACGACTCCCGTCACAGAGCTCCCGAGCAGAACGCCCGTCGGCCCGTCGACCACTCGACCCGTCACCGTCCCCGGGAGCGGGGCTGGAGCGCTCACCGcgagcgccggcgccgttgtcCTGGCCGGACTTTTCGCACTACTCATCTAA